AGGAACTTCGGCGCCGCGCGGCCGGTCACCCCCTTCTGGTTGCGTCCGCGCGAGCGGATCGGCAGTCCGCTGCGCGAGCCCGCGACCACCGAGGGCTCATTGCCGCTGGGCACGTAGCACATGGCTCCGTCGCCGTTCACCTTGAACTTCCCGCCCCGGCCCACGGTGAAGGACATCAGGATGTCGTAGAAGGACAGGCCGAGCCCCACGACGCCGACCGCGGCGCCGGGCGGGATCGACTGCAGATCCAGATCGGCGGCCGAATCCCCGCTGAGGTAACGGAGTCCGGGCCGGTCCTGTGCGAACCGTGCCAGCTCCGACTGGTGCTCGGACAGCTCCGCCTGGGCGTGCCCGGTGGTGATCACCACGGCGTCGGCGGTCACGGTGCGCTCGTCGTCCGAGGTGGACACGTGGAGTTCGTAGCTGTTGCCCATCTCCCGCAACGAGGTCACCTTGCCGACCACTTCGACGACCTCGCCGAGTCCGGACATGGCACGCACCACCGAGTCGTACACGTACCGCAGGTACCGGCCGTAGGCGTACCTGGGTGCGTAGTCGTCATGGTCCAGTCCGGACAGTTCCGGTTCCGGCTGTGTGGGTAACCACTGCTGGAAGGACAGGCCGGCGCCCGGCCGGCATGGCTCACCGTCGAAGACCCCGGAGAACATGCTGATCTCACCGACGACGGTGTTCATCAGGAAGCTGGTCTCCTGGTCGGTCCGCCAGATCCGGCCCGCACCCAGTTCCACCGCGTCGATCAGCCAGATCCTGACGCGCGGCGGCTCCGTCTCGGCCATCAGATTGGCCGCGAGCCGTTCGAAGACCGAGATCCCGCGCGGACCGGTTCCTACGATTGCGACGTCCAGCACCCTGTCAGTCAGGTGTTGCACGGCCTGTCTCCCCATCTGTAAGGCTCGCCTTCAGCGCGCAGCCGCGCCCAGGTCGTCCATGTCCGGCAAGCGTCCGAGTGAGGCGGAGATCAACTCGTCCGACGCCGCCATGTCGGTCATGTTCCCGCTGAGGAACTGCTGGTAGGCCGAGAGGTCGAGCAGCCCGTGGCCGCTGAGGTTGAACAGGATGACCCTCTCCTTGCGTTCCTTCTTGGCCAGCAGCGCCTCTTCGATCGCGCCGCGGATGGCGTGCGCCGACTCGGGGGCCGGGATGATGCCCTCCTCATTGGCGAAGGTGAGGCCGGCCTCGAACACCGGGCGCTGTGCGTAGGCCACCGCCTCGATCAGCTTCTGGTGGTACATCGCGCTGACCAAGGGGGCGGCGCCGTGGTAGCGCAGGCCGCCGGCGTGGATGCCCGGGGAGACGAAGGTGTGTCCCAGGGTGTACATCTTGGTCATCGGCGTGATGCCGGTGTAGTCGTTGTAGTCCCATGCGTAACGACCCTTGGTGAGCTTGGGGCACGCCTCAGGTTCCACCGCGACGAACCGGGTCTGCAGGCCCTCGCGCACCTTCTCGTGGAAGAACGGCAGGCAGATGCCGGAGAAGTTGCTGCCCGCGCCGACCGAGCCGATCACCACGTCCGGGAAGTCGCCGATCGCACGGAACTGCCGGACCGCCTCCTGTCCGATCACGGTCTGGTGCAGCAGGACGTGATTCTCCCCGCTGCCCACCGAGAGGTTGCAGCGCTCCACTTGGCGCGCGTGCTCGAAGGCCTCCGCGTTGGCGATGGACAGGCTGCCGTCGGTGTTCGGGTCGCGGGCCAGCGCGGCCCGGCCGGCCTCGGAGTTCTCGTTGGGGCTGGAGATGACCTTGGCCCCGTTCATCTCCATCATGATCCGGCGGTAGGGCTTCTGCTCGTAGCTGACCCGGACCATGTAGACGGTGCACTCGAGGCCGAAGATGCGGCAGGCGACGGCGAGGGCCGAGCCCCACTGGCCGGCACCGGTGCCGGTGGTCAGGCTGGTGATGCCGGCCTGCTTGTAGTAGTAGGCCTGGGCGAGGGCGGTGTTCAGCTTGTGGCTGCCGGTGGTGTTGGTGCCCTCGTACTTGTAGTAGATCCGGGCCGGGGTATCGAGCAGCTGCTCCAGCCGGCGTGCCCGGTGGAGCGGGGTCGGCCGCCAGCGCAGGTACTCCTCGCGCACCGGCTGCGGGATCTCGACGAAACGTTCCCGGCCCATGCTCTGCCGGTACATCGACAGCGGGATCTGCGGGGTGACCGCGCCGCCGCTCTCGCGGGTCTCCGGCCTTGCCTGGCGCAGTTTTGCCGCCTCCTCGACGCCGGTGAGGTCGGACAGCACGTTGTACCAGTGAGTGGGAACGATTTCTTCAGCCGTCAGCGAGGCTTCTGCCGAATTCACCATGCGTTTCCGATCCTCGATTCTAGGAATTTTCCACGTGCGACTGGACCAGCTTCACGAGATCGTCGACCCGGCACAGCGCGGCCTCAAATATCTCGCTGTCGCCGATCGTGATGCCGCATTCCTTCTCGACTCGGACGACAATTTCAAGAATGCTCAACGAGTCGATGCCGATCCCGCGCAACTCGTCGTCATTCTTGATTTCGGCCGGCGCGGACGATCCGAGTACGGCTGCGATGACCTCGCATACCCGGGTGTCAACCTTCACAGGAGACGTCAAAACGATTCCTCTTCCCTGGAGTTGTTCGCTTTTCCGGCTGTTCCGCTAGGGGTGTCTCCCCTTAGGCCATGGGCCCCGTCATCACCGCGGTGCGCAGCCCGAGCAGCAGCAGAACCGCCCCACTCACCCAGGCCAGCCCCACCCGCATCGCCGGCATGGCCAGCAGCCGCCGCGCCAGGCCGACGAGGGTGACCACCACCGCGTACCAGCCGGCGCTGATCATGATCTGCACGGCGGTCAGGGTGACCACGTCGGCGGGCGAACCGCCGCCGGCCGGCAGGAACTGCGGGATCAACGCCAGGTAAACGGTGGCCATTTTGGGGTTGGCGGCACTGGTGACCAGCCCTGACCGGTAGGAGCGCCACAGGTCGGTGCCGGCGTGCTCCTCGGGCGCCGGCTCCGGCTGGTGGCCGAACTTCCGCCTGTTGCGCACCGTCACCACCGCGAGATAGCAGAGGTAAGCGGCGCCCGCCAGCTTGAATGCGGTGAACACCAGCGGAGAGCTCTGTGTCAGTGCGGCCAGTCCGAGGGCGGAGGCCGCCGCCCACATGAGCAGCCCGGTGCTGCTCCCAAGAATGGTCACCAACCCGGCCCCACGTCCAAACCGCAGCGTCTCATTCACCAACACCATGAATGACGGCCCCGGCGCGGCCACCATCGCGAAAACCGTCGCGATGAAGACCCACGTCACCATGAGGCTGCCGCAATGTCCATCGCCATTCGACCGGAGGGCGCAGTCAACGCTTGTGCATCCAATCGAATCGACCCCCCTCCAAGGTCCGAAAGTCCCGGATCTTGATCACCACCATTGGAACGCTATCGGCTGGGATGACCCCAGGCAACAATCTGGGAAAACAAGTTCCCGGACAGGAGGGAAAGTTACGAGCCAGTAGGAATCAATTTCGGTCACCCCGGGGTGTGACCACGAGCTCGCCACGTCGGATGCACTGCCGCAGAGAGTGCACATCCAGCCATGAACACGCCCTGACCCGTGCGCCGAAGGCGTGTCCATCACCACACTTTCGCTTTTCGGGGAACCAAACCAAGGAAGATGAACTGCAAGTGTCTTGCGGAAGGCCGCGATCGAGCAGATCCGCGCGGTCGTTCCGCCTGAACCAGGTGGGGCTGAGCCCATGATGGATTTCAAGATTTCTCAGCCGAGACCTGCCGCACCGTCCGCAACCTCCCGGGACACAACAACCAGACCGCGGTAAAGCCACCGTCAGCGGCGACCACTGCTCCCGTGATGAAGCTGGAGCGTGGTGAGGCGAGAAAGCACAGGACCTCGGCGATCTCTTCGGGCGGCGACGCGGGCAGACCACCGGACTCGACGAGTTCAGCATGAGTACCAACATGCGGCTGCGATCGGCCGATCGCCCCGGGTTTCAGCAAGGACGGCGGAAGGTGGCCCGGTAGGTCTGCGGTGTCGTGCCGGTGACGCGCTTGAACCGTTCGCGGAAGGCGGTCGCGGATCCAAAACCGGCCTGCACGGCGATACGTTCGACGGGATGGTCGCTGTGCTCAAGTAGGTACTGGGCGTGTCGGACGCGTGCGCGGAGCAGCCACTGCAGTGGGGTCGTGCCGGTCTGTTCGCGGAAGCGGCGGCTGAAGGTGCGGGTGCTCATGGCGCAGCGGGCAGCCATGGCCTCCAGAGTGAGATCCTCGCCGAGGTGGTCCTGGATCCAGGCCAGTGTCGGTTCCAGAAGTGAGCCGCGAGGCAGCGGCGGGGGTTCGTGGACGATGTACTGGGCCTGGCCGCCCTCCCGTTCCAGGGGGGTGACAGCCAGTCGGGCCGCGTCCGCCGCGACGGCCGATCCCAGGTCGCGGCGGACCAGGTGCAAGCACAGGTCCATGCCGGCGGAGGCCCCGGCGGAGGTGAGCAGTTGGCCGTTGTCCACGTAGAGCACGTCCGGGCGCACTTCGATTTTCGGGTACTGCCGGGAGAGTTGGTCGGCGGCGATCCAGTGGGTGGTCGCGGCCAGGCCGTCCAGCAGGCCGGTGGCGGCCAGGGTGAACGCGCCGCCGCAGATCGAGGCGATGCGCGCGCCGTCGGCGGCGGCGTCACACAGTGCCTGGAGAGCCTCGGCCGGGGGCGGCCCCGCGTGCTCCTCCCGGCCGGGCACGATGATCGTGTCAGCACCGGCGAGGCCGTCCAGCCCCCAGGGCACACGGATGGTGAACGTCTCGGTCGGCACCTCCGGTCGGGTTCCACAGACGCGCACCCGGTAGGGGCGACGCCCGTCCGGCAGGCGCACGCGTCCGAACACCTCGACCGGGATGGCCATGTCGAAGGCCACCGTCTCCTCCAGCGCAAGAATCGCCACGGTGTGCATCCACGCAGGCTACGCCCACTTCCCGCCGTAACACACGCCGCAGGTACAGAAGTTGAGAGTCACGAAAGCACTGGTCGGCGAAGTGGCGAGAACTCGTTGGGTTGTGTCATTCCAGCCCATGGTCGGGGTCTGTCGTGCCGCCTAGCGTGAGCGCGGCAGTCACGAACCGAGGGAAATGAGAGTCGCCGATGCTGGCACAGTTCGTCCTCTTCGATGGGTTCGACCCGTTGGATGTCATCGCTCCGTTCGAGGTCTTCAGCGCCGCCCGGGCCTTCACCGATCGGGTGACCGTCGAACTGGCCTGTGCGGAAGGAGCCAGGCAGGTGCCGAGCGGAATACCCGGCGTCGCGCTGACGGCCGCCGCTCTTCTGGCCCCGGACCGCGCGGACCTGGTCGTTGTGCCGGGCGCGGCCGGCAGGCTCCCCGGGCCGGGCGCGGACGACTCTGCCGAGGAACAGATTCCCGTGATCCTCGGCCGCGCGCTGACCACGGAGCTCCCGAAATCGCTGGCCGGCGCGCTGGCCGCAGAGGGCACCACGGTGGCCACGGTCTGCGGCGGGTCGCTGGTGCTGTCGATGGCCGGGCTTGTGCACGGCCGCCACGCCACCACCCATCACCAGGGTCTGGACCTGCTGGGCGCGGGCGGTGTGCACGTCGCCCCGGGCCGGGTCGTCGACGACGGCGACCTGGTCACCGCCGGCGGCGTCACCTCTGGCCTCGATCTGGGCCTGTATCTGCTGGAACGGGAGGTCGGGCCGAAAGTCGCGCTCGCGGTGGAGCAGCTGTTCGCCCACGAGCGCCGCGGCGTCGTCTGGCGCGACCAGGGGTTTGTGCCGATGTCCCCCGCCGGCGCGGAGCAGCCGCGGTGACCAAGCTCCTGCTCATCCTGCACGTACTCGCGGCGATCGTCGCCGTCGGCCCGGTGACCGTGGCGGGCAGCATGTTTCCCGCCGCGGCCCGCCGTGCCGCCGGCACGCCCGACCAGCACGAGACACTCGCCACGGTACGGGTGCTGCACCGCGTCTGCCGGGTCTACGCCGCCCTCGGCCTGGCCGTTCCCGTCCTCGGCTTCGCCACCGCGAGCGAGCTGCACGTCCTGGGCAGCCCCTGGCTGATCATGTCGATCGCGCTGACGGGTGCAGCTGCATTGGTGCTGGCGCTGCTGGTTCTGCCGGCCCAGGAACGCCTCCTCGCCCAGCTGGCCGAGTCCGCGGCCGGGACGGCGGCCGTCGAGCGCGCGCAGACCGCGCGCCTGGCCATGCTGACCGGCGCCTTCAACCTGCTCTGGGCGACGGTCACCGTCCTGATGATTCTCCGCCCCGGCTCCACCACGGGAGTGTGACCCATGACCGCCAACTCCGTACCCGCGCCACGGCTCGCACACAGGCCGCTGCGCGCCTCGGCAACCATCGAACTGGTCAGCCTCGCCGTGTTGTTGGTCAACATCGCCACCGGGGACGCCCGGGAGATCGCCGCGCTGTTCGGGCCCGTGCACGGGGTCGCCTGGCTTTTCGGCGTCCTGGCCACCCGGCGCGATCCGCGGCGCAGCACCGGCGCCACGCTGCGCGCCGTCATCCCTGGCATCGGGGGCCTGCTCGCGCTCCGTGCCCTGGAGCGTGCCGACGCGCAGGCCGCTTTGGACACCGGATCGGGGGCACGATGAGAGCCCACCTTCCCGGGCTCGCGGCCACGGCGGCGCCGACCCTGGCGTTCGTGGCCGCCTACGGTGCCGACGGGCTGCGGACCGCCCTCGTGGCGGCCACAGTGACCGGTGTACTGGTCCTCGCCTGTGGTCTGGGGACCCGCCGGTACCTCCAGCATGCGGCGGTGGGCGCGCTGCTGGCGGTGACCTGCGCGGCCGTGGCGGTCGGTACCGGGCAAGCACGGGGCTTCTTCCTGCTGCCCATGCTGCTGCCCGCGGCATCCTCGGCGGCCTGCCTGCTGTCGGTGCTGGCAGGCCGTCCCCTGGCCGGCCTGGTGGCGAACCGGGTCGTGGGCGGCCCACCGCGCTGGCGGTCGCACCGGCCCCTGCACCGTTTCTATCGTTGGATGACGGTGTGCATCGGCCTGGTGTGCCTGGCGAGTCTGGCTGCGCAGGCCGCCCTCTACAGCCGTGCGGAGATCACCTCGCTCGGTGTCCTCCACGTCGTCATGGGAGCGCTGTGGCCCGGGATCACCGCCGCCACGCTGGCTCTGTCGCGCATGGCCGTGGCCCGCCACCGCGACTCGGCCGCCTGATACAGGTCCGGCATCCAGAGAATCGCAAGCGGTCCTGGCGCTGTACGCAGCGTGGACCCGCGTATAGAGGAAATCTTGCCAAAGTGTTACTGACGTTGTCGGCGTGATGTCGTCAAGGTGAGTCCGGTTTCGGCGAGGCATCCGTCGATGAAAGCCGTACCGGACAGGAGGCTGCGGGCCTGTGATCCGGGTACCGCGGTCCCGCGCCGGAGAAGGGGGTTGCTCGCGGGAGTGATCTTCAGGCAGTTGAACCGGAAGCCATGGGGCAGGAGATCTCAAACGACCTTCGACTCACGGCTGGGAGACAAGCGTTCATGGTGACACCGATACGCCGGGGGCATACCACGACTCGCCGCCCTCGCTTCCGGATGCGGCAGTTGACCGTGGCGTTCGGTCTCCTCGTCAGCGGTGTCCTCGGCATCGGCCTGGTCCTCAAGGCGCTCTTGCAGGACTCGCCAATCCGCCCTGGGGCAGTCGCACTTCTCGGCCTGGTGCTCGCCGCAACGGCCCTGGGCATCATCCGGCGCGGACATCACGGCCGTGCCCTGCCGCCAAGGGCCGCTACCTCATCTGCCCAAGCGCCCCCGGCCGCCGCACCCGACCTCCGCTTCCGGAGCGGGGAAGAGCCGGCCGACGAGGACGTCTATCTGGCCGACGATGCCGACGTGGACCCGGAGGAATTCGAGCGCATGGTGGCGCTGCTGTGTGAACGTGACGGGTGCCGAGAGGTCCGCGTCGTCGGCGGCGCCCATGACCTGGGTGCCGATGTGCTCGCCGTGACGCCCGATGGGCTCCGCCTCGTCCTCCAGTGCAAGCAATACGGTGAAGACAACCGAGTGGGGTCCCAGGACCTCCAGCGCTTCGGCGGAACCTGCTTCACCGTCCATGAGGCCGACATCGCCGCAGTCGTCACCACCAGCACCTTCACCGGTCCCGCGGTTGCCTACGCGGAGCAGAGCGGCATCCGGTGCCTCGACCACGACCAGCTTTTCGCCTGGGAAGCGGGCACCGGCCCCGCCCCATGGCAGACCGGCAGTTGATCGAGACGGCTCGCTGCTGTACCCGGGGCAGGGCCTTC
This portion of the Streptomyces sp. 2114.4 genome encodes:
- a CDS encoding TrpB-like pyridoxal phosphate-dependent enzyme, with product MVNSAEASLTAEEIVPTHWYNVLSDLTGVEEAAKLRQARPETRESGGAVTPQIPLSMYRQSMGRERFVEIPQPVREEYLRWRPTPLHRARRLEQLLDTPARIYYKYEGTNTTGSHKLNTALAQAYYYKQAGITSLTTGTGAGQWGSALAVACRIFGLECTVYMVRVSYEQKPYRRIMMEMNGAKVISSPNENSEAGRAALARDPNTDGSLSIANAEAFEHARQVERCNLSVGSGENHVLLHQTVIGQEAVRQFRAIGDFPDVVIGSVGAGSNFSGICLPFFHEKVREGLQTRFVAVEPEACPKLTKGRYAWDYNDYTGITPMTKMYTLGHTFVSPGIHAGGLRYHGAAPLVSAMYHQKLIEAVAYAQRPVFEAGLTFANEEGIIPAPESAHAIRGAIEEALLAKKERKERVILFNLSGHGLLDLSAYQQFLSGNMTDMAASDELISASLGRLPDMDDLGAAAR
- a CDS encoding acyl carrier protein — protein: MKVDTRVCEVIAAVLGSSAPAEIKNDDELRGIGIDSLSILEIVVRVEKECGITIGDSEIFEAALCRVDDLVKLVQSHVENS
- a CDS encoding LysE family translocator produces the protein MVTWVFIATVFAMVAAPGPSFMVLVNETLRFGRGAGLVTILGSSTGLLMWAAASALGLAALTQSSPLVFTAFKLAGAAYLCYLAVVTVRNRRKFGHQPEPAPEEHAGTDLWRSYRSGLVTSAANPKMATVYLALIPQFLPAGGGSPADVVTLTAVQIMISAGWYAVVVTLVGLARRLLAMPAMRVGLAWVSGAVLLLLGLRTAVMTGPMA
- a CDS encoding GlxA family transcriptional regulator — protein: MHTVAILALEETVAFDMAIPVEVFGRVRLPDGRRPYRVRVCGTRPEVPTETFTIRVPWGLDGLAGADTIIVPGREEHAGPPPAEALQALCDAAADGARIASICGGAFTLAATGLLDGLAATTHWIAADQLSRQYPKIEVRPDVLYVDNGQLLTSAGASAGMDLCLHLVRRDLGSAVAADAARLAVTPLEREGGQAQYIVHEPPPLPRGSLLEPTLAWIQDHLGEDLTLEAMAARCAMSTRTFSRRFREQTGTTPLQWLLRARVRHAQYLLEHSDHPVERIAVQAGFGSATAFRERFKRVTGTTPQTYRATFRRPC
- a CDS encoding DJ-1/PfpI family protein, with product MLAQFVLFDGFDPLDVIAPFEVFSAARAFTDRVTVELACAEGARQVPSGIPGVALTAAALLAPDRADLVVVPGAAGRLPGPGADDSAEEQIPVILGRALTTELPKSLAGALAAEGTTVATVCGGSLVLSMAGLVHGRHATTHHQGLDLLGAGGVHVAPGRVVDDGDLVTAGGVTSGLDLGLYLLEREVGPKVALAVEQLFAHERRGVVWRDQGFVPMSPAGAEQPR
- a CDS encoding DUF2269 family protein; translated protein: MTKLLLILHVLAAIVAVGPVTVAGSMFPAAARRAAGTPDQHETLATVRVLHRVCRVYAALGLAVPVLGFATASELHVLGSPWLIMSIALTGAAALVLALLVLPAQERLLAQLAESAAGTAAVERAQTARLAMLTGAFNLLWATVTVLMILRPGSTTGV
- a CDS encoding DUF3159 domain-containing protein; this translates as MRAHLPGLAATAAPTLAFVAAYGADGLRTALVAATVTGVLVLACGLGTRRYLQHAAVGALLAVTCAAVAVGTGQARGFFLLPMLLPAASSAACLLSVLAGRPLAGLVANRVVGGPPRWRSHRPLHRFYRWMTVCIGLVCLASLAAQAALYSRAEITSLGVLHVVMGALWPGITAATLALSRMAVARHRDSAA
- a CDS encoding restriction endonuclease, with translation MRQLTVAFGLLVSGVLGIGLVLKALLQDSPIRPGAVALLGLVLAATALGIIRRGHHGRALPPRAATSSAQAPPAAAPDLRFRSGEEPADEDVYLADDADVDPEEFERMVALLCERDGCREVRVVGGAHDLGADVLAVTPDGLRLVLQCKQYGEDNRVGSQDLQRFGGTCFTVHEADIAAVVTTSTFTGPAVAYAEQSGIRCLDHDQLFAWEAGTGPAPWQTGS